The nucleotide window CTGCCCATTCCGGAGGGTGTGAGTTATGCCGAGGCTGTAACGTTTGGTGTTTCTTATCCAACGGCCCACTACGCACTGTTCGCGCGTGGCGGTGCCAAACAGGGGGAAACCGTCTTTATCCACGGGGCGAGCGGTTCGGTCGGCACAGCGGCTATCCAACTCGCTAAACGGGCCGGCCTGACGGTCATCGGCAGCGCAGGCTCGAAGGCGGGGTTGGCGCTCGTCCTAAAAGAAGGCGCCGATCACGCCGTTGATCACTCACAGGCGGGCTATCTCGATAGCGTCAGAGAGGCAAGCGGCGGTCTTGGCCCCGATCTCATTCTCGAGATGCTGGCGAATTTGAACCTTGCAGCTGACATGGAAATCGCCGCAATGCATGGCCGGATTGTTGTGATCGGGAACCGAGGGGAGATTGCGATCAATGCCCGCATGGCGATGATGAAGGAGCTCGATATTCGAGGCATCATGCTGTGGAACGTGCCCGAGAGACAGTTGAACGACATCCTGGCAGACATCCTCGTTGCCGCCGCAGACGGTGCAATCAAACCCAAGGTGGGGAGGAAGCTGGCTCTGGCTGACGCGGCGGAGGCTCACGAACTCGCCCTTCAGCCCGGCAACTCAGGCAAGATTGTACTCATCCCCTAAACCCAGGAGGTGTCATGCCCTATCCGAATTTCATTCAAGACCAGCCGTCTCTGGATATCCCTTTCCCCGAAGACGCCGTCACCACGTCGGCGGTGCGCTCAGATGGGGCGCTGGTGGTCTTCCTGCATGTCCACAAGGATGTGGAGATACCAGAGCACCAGCACGGCGCGCAGTGGGGCACACTCGTTCAGGGCGGCCTTGAACTAACGGTCGATGGACGCACCCTCCATTGCGCGCCCGGTGACAGCTGGGATATCCCCGCCGGAACTGCCCATGCCGCTAAACTGAAGGCTGGCAGCCTGGTGATCGACGTGTTCGAGGAACCCGACCGATATCCGCTGAAGCCCTGAACTAAGGTGCATGGCTGACCAGTCTGGGCGCATGTCCGGTAGAGTTGCTGGGAACCTACGAAGTCCGTCCAGCAAGCTTCCCTTTATCGGCCCACATCGTTTGAGGCCTGCCAGGAGTCCAACAGTCGCCACCACTGATTGGCAGGCGTCGGTATAGGCCACGAACGGCGCCGCTTTACCGCTCCCAATTCCCTACCGTCTAGAAAATCCACAAACGATTGCTTTTTGGCACACTCGGAAGGCGGGCATTTAGCGGCTCTTTGAGCCACTCTCTTTGTCCGCCGTTTGATTTTGCGATTATGGCAGCTTTGCCGCCAGTTGCGGACGCTGCTAAGGTGACCTTAACAAGCCGGCTCGAGACATCTCGCCTCTCGCAATCCGCTGCTCCCGAAATTCAGAAGCCTCTGTAGTCCATCAAGCAGAATCGACACCTCTTTCATCGGCCATTTCGACCACGACGATCTTCATATTGGCTGCACGAATAGGCACATCGGCAAATGACCAAAGCTGCTTGTCGATGCCTTCTTTGACAGATCGGCGACAACGCGACGATGGAAATCCCACCCAACGGATCTTTTGGATGGATATGCAGGCCAACGAAATCCGCAAAGGCCCTCGGAAACTCTAAAAGCCAAATGCTATCTGGTTCATTTCTTAGCAGTTCAGTTAGGTCCGCTTAATGCCCTAGCACCAAGGCAACATGGAAGAGGGCTCGCATTCAAACTGCGAAATCTCCGTCTACAGTTTGGCGATATCGGGATTCTAGGCGCTGATTATCAAGCCCAGCCTCGCCTTCCTAATCCGTAGATAGAAAAGTCCATTCTCAGTTTAGCTCAAGAACGTTGTTTTGAATCGGAACCCACATAATATTGGACGTTTTTGACCATTATGTACCTAGGCGGCCTGGAGTGTCCGGGTGAGCTGCTCGAAGCGCGGTTGATCTTTCAACCGCTCGACCATTGGTTCGCGCATCAGCCACCGCAGGTCGCGGTAGCCGCCATCAATGGCTTCCTCCAAGGAATTCAGACCCGCATCGACATCATCGATTGATGCGTAACCAAAGACATTGTGGATGCCGCATACTGAGCCACCGTCCAAGCTCTGCGCGAGCCATTCATGGGCCGGGTCACGCTCGGACGCCAAAGCCAATGCCGGGCCCATCGTGTACCGCGAGCGGAGCTCGTGCGGGTCGGTTGACAGGCGCCGATCAAGGTGGCGG belongs to Hyphomicrobiales bacterium and includes:
- a CDS encoding NADPH:quinone reductase encodes the protein MQLDEVADPTPGPDDVVIAVKAAGVNPADTYMREGTYRIKPALPCIPGGDAAGDVVAVGENVTGLAIGDRVFAGVAMGLDFSGCYAERVLRPASHVLPIPEGVSYAEAVTFGVSYPTAHYALFARGGAKQGETVFIHGASGSVGTAAIQLAKRAGLTVIGSAGSKAGLALVLKEGADHAVDHSQAGYLDSVREASGGLGPDLILEMLANLNLAADMEIAAMHGRIVVIGNRGEIAINARMAMMKELDIRGIMLWNVPERQLNDILADILVAAADGAIKPKVGRKLALADAAEAHELALQPGNSGKIVLIP
- a CDS encoding cupin domain-containing protein yields the protein MPYPNFIQDQPSLDIPFPEDAVTTSAVRSDGALVVFLHVHKDVEIPEHQHGAQWGTLVQGGLELTVDGRTLHCAPGDSWDIPAGTAHAAKLKAGSLVIDVFEEPDRYPLKP